In Candidatus Eisenbacteria bacterium, the sequence CCGCGAAGCCGTACCGGTGATACCCTTCGGGATTGAGCACGCCCGTCGGATGGGCCGGATCGGAGCGCAGAAAGACGGTGTAGGCGAGGACGGCCATGGCGAGGCCACCCCACCAGCCGAAGAAGTAGCGGTAGGACAGAATCGAGGTGCGCTCGTCGTACTGATCCGTCAGCTCGGCGACGAGCGACGAGCTCGGGATCTCGTAGCAGGCGATGAGGGCCCGGACGAGGACCGCGATCGCGAGGAGGTACGCGAAGAGGGCGCCCGGCGAGAGCCCCGCCGGCGGCCGCCACAGGAAGTAGTACGCGAGCCCGACCGGCAGCGCCGACGCGTACATGAACGGATGGCGGCGGCCCCAGCGCGAGTGCAGGTGATCCGAGAGGTAGCCGATGAACGGATCGATCAGGCCGTCGGCGACGAGGGCCACCATGATCGCGAATCCGACCCGCTCCTCCGCGAGACCGAGCACCTGGTTGTAGTAGAGGAGCAGGAAGAAGGCGAAGCCGTTGTCCTTGACGCCGAACGCGACCGAGCCGAGGCCGTAGAAGATCTTCGTGCGGAGGTCGAGCGGACGCCGGGTCGATGGTCGCTCGGAGTCCGGCACGGGGACGTGTCGTACCCGGAGCGTCGTCGGCGGGTCAACCAGACGGCGGCTGCCGTCTTGACGCCGCGCCGCGGCGCGGCGCGCGTGATGTTCGGCACCTGCGCCTGCGCGGATCGTGTCAGTGCGGCAAGGTCGCGTTCCGGGTCGAGTCGGACACGCCCTATCCGTTCATGTTCTGCTACTGCTCGATCTGCCGGAAGACGACCGGCGCCGTCACGTGCAACGTCATGGGCCGGCGCGACACGCTGCGGGTGACCGGACGACGGCACCTCCGCTGCCATCACGCCGTCATGCGCGCACGCGGCCGTCGTGCGGCGCGCAGCTCCCGATCCTCCCCCGAGCACGTCCAGCTCATGCTCCGCTACAAACCAGCCTGGATCCCGACGGTGCTCGACGGCCCCCGCTTCCAGGAATACCCGCGCCTCTCCATCGCCGACTGGCACACCCTCCACCACCTCCAAGGCAGCCGCCGCCGCGCGAGGCGTCCCACGCGCGCGCGGACGCGCCAGCCGAGCGAGCGCAGCGTCGCGAGGCCGGGGGCGAGGCGGAGGCGCCTGCGAAGCGGCGCGACGAAATGCCGGGCCGAGACGCGCCGAATGTTTTCCCGCGCGGCGGAGCCGAAGCCGAAGCCTCGCCCCCGGCCTCGCGCCACCGACGCCCGCATCACGCGGCATCAATCGGAATCCGCAGCGTGATCGACACCCCCTCGCGCGGCCGCGACCGGATGTCGATCCATCCGCGATGGTACGCCACGCGCTCGCGCATGCCGAGGAGACCCATCCCGCTCGGCGTCGGGCGGCGGCGCAGCTCCTCCACGTCGAACCCGATGCCATCGTCGCTGATCGTGAGCATCGCGTGCGTGGCTCCGAGGGTGAGGTCGACGCGGGCGCTTCGCGCCTGGGCGTGCCGCACGATGTTGGTGAGCGCCTCCTGCGTCACGCGATAGAGGAGCACCTCGATCGCCGGCGGCAGGCGGCGCTCGACCGTCGGCGCGCTCAGCGTGATGGCGACGCCGGCCCGCGCGCCGATGCTCTCGACCAGGAGCCGCAGGCTGGGGATCAGCCCCAGGTCGTCCAGCATCGTCGGCCGCAGGAGCTGCGACATGCGCCGCACCTCCTGCATGAGCTCGGTCACCTGCGCCTGCACGCCGCGGACGCGCTCCCGGAGCGCGGCCGGATTCGTCGCGTCGTCGGTCTGCTCGATCGATCCGAGGTCGAACTTGATCGCCGCCAGCGCCTGGCCGAGGCCGTCGTGGAGGTCGCGTGACACGCCACGCAGCATGTCCTCGCGCATCTGCACCTGGCGCTCCGACAGCTCGCGAAGCTCTATCTCGTGACGGTGGACCGTTTCGTACAGGCCGACGTTCGCGAGCGCGACGGCCGTCTGGCTCGCGATCGCGTCCGCGAAGTCGAGATCGGGGGCCGCACACCCCGGCGGCAGACTCGCGAGGACGAGGCCCAGGAGCTCGTCCTTGAACACGAGCGGCAGCCGCAGGATCTCCGGGCCGGTGAGCGCGGCGCGGACGATCGGCGGCAGCAGCGGGTCGACCGCGGCGAGCGCGCCGACGCTCGGGCGCCGGGAGCCGCCGGCGATGGCCTCGAGGTCGGGCTCCGGACCGAGCACGAGGCGGCCGCGCGACGTGGCGTACACCTCCACCGACGAATCGACGGGCGAGCAGCGGATGAGGACCAGGTCGCGCAGCCCGAGCGACGCGACGATGCGCTCTCCGATGAGCCGCAGCACGTCCTCCAGCTCGAGCGTCGACGTGATGGTGCGGGTCGTGTCGTAGAGCGAGCGGATGTTGCGCGTCGCCGCCGCCACGCGGTCCTCGAGCTGGATGTTGGAGCGCGCGAGCGCGTCGCGTGCCTCGCCCAGGCGCGAGGTCATGAGGTTGAGCGCCACCGCGAGCTCGCCGACCTCGTCGTTGGTGCGGACCGGCGCCAGCTCCCAGGCCGTGTCGGGCCCGCGTGCGCTGCGGTTCGCCACCGCGGTCACGACCTCGATCGGGCGCGTCAGCCGGCGGGCGAACAGGAAGCTGCTACCGAGCGCCAGCGACAGGGTGGCGAGAAAGATCGCGGCGGCCGTGCGCAGCCCGTGCCGCAGCTCCTGGTCGAACTCGAGCGTGGGCACGACGACCACGACGTGCCGGTCCGCGCCCGGCACCTCGGCGAACGCGATGACGCGGCTGAGATGGGTGCGATCGACCAGATGGCCGTCGGGCGTGCCGAGGATCGCCGCGAGGACGGCGGGCCGAAAGCCCTCGTCCGCGAGACGTCGGGCCGGCCCGGTGCCCGCGAGCACGCGTCCCTCGCCGTCGACGACGTACACGCGACCCGAGGCGCCGAGGTCCGCGCGACCGGCGAGCGCCTGCCACGCGGGCGCGCCGCCGGCCGCGCCCGGCTTCGCGGGTCCGGTCGCATCGCGTGCCAGGACCAGCAGGCGCTTCCCGGACTCCTGCTCGAGGACGCGCGCCGCCTGGTTCCAGAAAACGGTCCCGAACAGCGGCACCGTCGCGATCATCAGCACGAGCGAGGAGGCGAAGACCTTGGTGCGCAGTGGAACGCGCCGTCCCGCCGGCGCCGCGGTGGGTCGGCTGAGGCCGAGCTCGAGCAGCAGCGGCACGAGCAGACGTTCGAGATAGAGGAACGCGAAGAGCGCGCCGACGAGGCCGGTGACCATGCCGAGGAGGCCGACGTG encodes:
- a CDS encoding ATP-binding protein; protein product: MQRTHPADYRPSLLFAAVVAMAVWWGLGLPYSITAWLLDAQQLKWTLICYAWEVPVAGLLGPVLVPQIWWRDVMRRWDRVFATPGQVDAVEAGIVEGKILNYPFRVGWVLLVTSLVGYAVGALQLYLFAQLPLVQLVHVGLLGMVTGLVGALFAFLYLERLLVPLLLELGLSRPTAAPAGRRVPLRTKVFASSLVLMIATVPLFGTVFWNQAARVLEQESGKRLLVLARDATGPAKPGAAGGAPAWQALAGRADLGASGRVYVVDGEGRVLAGTGPARRLADEGFRPAVLAAILGTPDGHLVDRTHLSRVIAFAEVPGADRHVVVVVPTLEFDQELRHGLRTAAAIFLATLSLALGSSFLFARRLTRPIEVVTAVANRSARGPDTAWELAPVRTNDEVGELAVALNLMTSRLGEARDALARSNIQLEDRVAAATRNIRSLYDTTRTITSTLELEDVLRLIGERIVASLGLRDLVLIRCSPVDSSVEVYATSRGRLVLGPEPDLEAIAGGSRRPSVGALAAVDPLLPPIVRAALTGPEILRLPLVFKDELLGLVLASLPPGCAAPDLDFADAIASQTAVALANVGLYETVHRHEIELRELSERQVQMREDMLRGVSRDLHDGLGQALAAIKFDLGSIEQTDDATNPAALRERVRGVQAQVTELMQEVRRMSQLLRPTMLDDLGLIPSLRLLVESIGARAGVAITLSAPTVERRLPPAIEVLLYRVTQEALTNIVRHAQARSARVDLTLGATHAMLTISDDGIGFDVEELRRRPTPSGMGLLGMRERVAYHRGWIDIRSRPREGVSITLRIPIDAA